ACTTAATGCTCtgggcaaacaaaaacaaacacaaaaaccccaACTGTAaacaccaaaaataaaaataaattctgtctgtgctgatgttttcattttggacTGTAGGAGTGTATTAATTGTCAACAAGCAATGAAAACTCTGCTGTCCTCCCAAGAGGAGTGTGAGGCACTTAAAAGCGAGATCTGCGAGACCCTGTACTGCATTGACGAAGAGCGAAGGTAACCTAACTTACATCAGTGTGACAAATACAATGAGTTTGACGTGTAATTATGATTAGACGTCCATTCATCCATACAGGAGACAACTATAATTAAATGGAATAAAACGGCTGTGCAGAGTGTAACACGTAGGCATCTTTTGCCATCATGAAATGAGCTTtttgcatttgattttttttaccatgtcCCTTCAGCAAATTCCACGAGatgaagcaaaaacacaagGCCAAACTTTGCCGAGCCAAACAGAaatttgaagatgaaaccacCTGGCGTGATGAGAAGATAAAAAGTCTAGAGAGAGAATTGTCCTTGTGCTGTCATTCAGTAGCAAAGGTGAGTCTGCACTTGGATGTTTGAGGTGGAGCAGTAACATTGAGTCTTTTTACAGTTGCTTAGTCTGTATTTTATGtccccaaaagaaaaaagaaaactgctacTTGTGTCCTTCTGTTTGCTGTCTTATTGGTTCAGTGATGAAGCCAAATTTGTAAATGTTCATCAAGGGGGACTGTAGGAGCTGATATAAAGCTGAAGGtggtaaatgtttcttttttccttttcatgctCAGGAGAAGGAGCTTGTCATAAGCATAACTGTGGAAAATGAGAAACTACTCTCTGAGAGGAGGAAGCTACTGCAACAGCTAAACGAGGAGGAGCACAAGAAGAAGGACAGTTGTCTAAAAGCTTCTTTATCCAAATGCAGGTACTGAAATTACTGAAATTTACTGAATGATAAGTCATCCAATCCAGACTTCATGTTCGTTCTGATCCTAAGGGTGGAACTTTTAGAGCTCGAAAACAAGAAACTCGGAAACCAAATATCACAAATGTCCAACCAGCTCGCTGTCCTGGAGTTCAGCCTGCAGAAGACGGAGCTGCTTCACTTTGCTGAGGTACCACTCGTGCTtaattatgcttttattttatacacatgctccatgttgttttatgttttccatttatttgGCTATCATAAGAATGATCTATGAGCCTTTCTAATAAAATAGAAATTCCTAAACCTATAATTAGGCTCTGCCTCAAAGGTGTTGCGTAAATACACcttggtaaaaaagaaaaattcactCTCTGCCAACTTTGGCCTTAGATCGTTAAATTTTCATCAAAATTTAACGATTTAATGATTGACTCTGTGACTACAAGCCCAAATCCTCACCCCTCCATTACCGTGCTTGGCAGTTGgtatgaagtgtttgtgctgatgagttgtgtttggtttttgccaaaCAGCACTGGACATTCTCGTCAAACATCACTTTAGTCTCGTCtttccaaaggacattgttccattGTGTGGTTTGCTCTGATtcaagaggctttctcctgggagCCTCTTCAAACAAGCCACATTTATTCACTTTTTTCTGattgtgctgtcatgaactttaacatgctaactgaggtctgtagcatgttaaatgctaacataacataatttaatatttgttgAGTCTTTGACACTGAATTACCTACACTGATACAGCCTGACTGTGTCCTGGGTCTTAACAGATAAAGCCCATCTTTTGAATTTAATATTAATCTGCTGCTTGTTTTGTGTGATTAGAAACTTAAGAAAATGCCAGATGACCAGCAAGTTTTCAAGTCTCTTCCTCAGCAGTCTTCAAGGTAGGTCCAGCAGTGATTCAGAACTTGCCTCAAATTAATTTGTTAGGAACAATGAAACCTAATTAAATGTCTGTTAACTTTGCATCCACAGTGTGATTTCACCTGAGCAGTCTGAAGCTCAGGCCTTGTTGGATGGTACACTTAGAGGTCACTCCAAGCAGACAGATGGGACTTGTTACAGTCGTGCGTCTGAGATTGTGTGTCAATCAGCAGATATGAGCTACCTGAACCTGACCTCTACACAGAAAAACCACTTGAACCGCTCAGGTCCCCTGGCTGCCCTCAGCAGCCTTGAAAATCTGCCTTCCTgaagttttctgttttatttgtaagttaaattaataaataagatACAAACTGGGTTTGAATTTCATTAAAACAATCAAATTAAACCAGCCTGAATTTGTATCAGTTTCTAAATTTTGTGGACTTTCGCATCAAAATTGACAATTTTTGCATTTGTTCTCTATCTTAAACTTCAAGGTTTTACATTGGAAATAAGTTATCTGAATTTCTGGAGCAGGCCCACATCTCATAACACTCCCCTTTCAATTATTTGTGTATATTTGACCCCTTGAGCTACAAGCAGTTTGTTCTTCTTTTAGTTCCCCACCTACCTTCCCTCATCTCTTTGTCTCTCATCTCTTATTAGTGCATCTGCCTGACCCAGGAGACGTCACCAGTCCCTTCTGAGCCCCTCCCCCAAAACCACAGTCTGGTTTCATGCTCATGCCAACTGCCATTATCTCTTATAAGTGCTATCAATCCTAAATGATGATATGGTTCCTGCTATTaaacggggaaaaaaaaaattccagttCACTagaattaaaatgaatgtaTCTAACATAATTACTGCACAGTTTAAAGATTTTAGGGACTGGTGATCAGATAAACAGCATCAGACAAAACAGGAGCATATCAAATGCTCTAAatttctgggggggggggttggattGGAGTTTCTTAAGTGCACTTTGGAAAATCACTTTGCTACACAAAACCAGTTCCACTTTTGCATTGTGCAAGAATAACGGCCCAATTGAGGTCAGATTACAGCAGGATACCAGTTTAACCTGAAGCCAAGTAACAGAAATTTCCGTGAACCACATTACGTGGCTTTTCAGTGGAAATATTTCTTGTTTTCAACAAAAACCTTTTCCTCACATGCTACTTCACTTGAAAAACATCTTAGACCCAACATTGCAGTTTTTGTACATCTTCTAAACGTGTCTCAAACTGTCAAAACAGCTCTTTAACATCCTTACATCTACCACAAAGGTTTTCATCGGAGAATTCAGTAGTGCCCTACAGATGTAATTTTATTCATATCAGTACAAAATAACTTGCAGCTGTACTCACCAACATTTGTTATACCCCAACAATATAAATATAGAAAACAGTTCCGTCATTTTTCAACATAACACCAAGTAATAGCACACTTGTAAAAACAGCACGAACTGACAATAAACCCTAAACCTTTGGTTCAAAGTTCCTGTGTTATAAATGATGTTTAAAAATTATGACTGTAATATTCAGAACACAGGCTTATACCCAGGTTTTCATCAAGGAAGAATAATGAGCTGGAatgcaaaataactttatatgaAATTCAAATACagggtttattttttaacagatcAGCCGCCCGTGCTTAATACTTGAAAACCAGAAATGTATTTTACCACATACTGTGATTATGAcatcagtacaaaaaaaaaaaaagtgaagctgAAGAAATGGGATGAAGACTAGCTAAAATTGTATATTATATGTGGTTTGCTTTGCTCGTTTGACCTTTTATCagcactgtttttttaaacaaagacaatgTTGCAATCACTGATAAGAAAGCAAATCTGGCATTTGCATAGACATTTATCTGACGTCTTGTAAGCAAACTTGTGCATTTTGGAGTTGAGTGTAAATGAACTCAAGGAAGCATGAGTAACTAGGAAAATGTTCCTTTGCCATATTGTTTTCATACCATTATTTGAAATGGTTGCCaacttttgcatattttgtgagtatggagaaaaatgtgttttcatataGTTTTCATGCTATTAGAGTTGCTGAATTTGCATGGTTTTGTGTGTAATTCCAAGAAATACTAAGGTGTGCGCAGTTTATCATATTGTTTTGGTGCCCATAGCAGTCGAGTGACTTGAATGTCACTCCTGTAACCGATGTGGGTATCCCAGCAGTACTCTGGAGAAAGCACCCTGCTAGGTTTGTGCAGCCACAGGTATTTGTTTAGGTGACTTTCATCGTGCCACAAAGCCTCCACATTATTTTGTTTATCCTCCATGATGTTTTGGTAGCAGCCCTCAGCCAGAGATTTTACGCTTTTCCATGAGCCTCCAAAGACAGCAGCATGATAGTAGAAATCCCCGTTTTCCATGTAAGCCTTGGATTTCGGGTTTCGGTCATAAGTATAGAAAATCTTTGGAAGGTGGTAGTAGTAGGCGTGGAGCAGAGCCACAGAGTCTCCCAGAGCCTCTGAGCCAAATCTCCCAGTGAACACCTGATCTACATCGAAGCAGAAGACATGCGTGGAGTGGTGGCGAATATCAGACTCTATGACATCTGATATTGCCTTCATTCGCATCATCGAAATGTCCTGCCATCTTGAGTGCCGTTGCACTTTGATCATTTTCAAGGTTCGCTGAGGACCGAGATGGATGTGCAGGACCTTCTCTGGCATGTCGGTAAATACGTAGTAGGACACAGGCAAACCCACCATAAAGTGATGTTCTGAGGAGTTCAGAAAGGTCTCGAGGTATTCGTCCAAGTACCTTTGGTGATAGTGGAGAAAAAGAGTTCATGCTTTATTTCACAGTCTCAAACAGTTAGAAGAATAGAGCACAAATATACAGACTAAATGGCAATTAGAAGACCAGGATGTATTTTAAATAGTCATACTAATGTGAAAACAAACCTTCCCACAGCAAACACTGTTAGAGCAACAGAGGATCCTTCCTTCTTGTGGTTCTGGTCGTAAACTTTAGGGTCAAACATCCCCTCCCAGAGAATAGGAGCTTTCCAAGTTGTGCATGTTTGAACGTCAGTTCGAGACCTGAAGTGGAAAGAAATCGGTTAAACACATATTACACTTAAGTTACCACTTAAGTGTGGTGGTTttatcagtttatttaaaaaaataaataaaaatagagatGTGGTAAGGCCTACTAATGCCTTGTTTGTGATAATGATCAACTACAACTAttagtaaaatggtaaatggcctgcatttgtatagcgcttttctagtccataggaccccaaagcgctttacactacattcagtcattcacccattcacacacacattcacacactggtgatagcaagctacattgtagccacagctgccctggggcgcactgacaatGATCAACTACAACTAttagtttctctttgccagtgtagaaatgactgaacagTCCTCAGAACGATGGTAAAAGAAGTCAGTGAAGATCAGATAGGAGAACTGTAAATTTTC
This DNA window, taken from Astatotilapia calliptera chromosome 5, fAstCal1.2, whole genome shotgun sequence, encodes the following:
- the LOC113022338 gene encoding alpha-1,3-galactosyltransferase 2-like isoform X2, with the translated sequence MHILIGFIPMEKCSLENGKLSTLDNSVDVSLDFWSRTDVQTCTTWKAPILWEGMFDPKVYDQNHKKEGSSVALTVFAVGRYLDEYLETFLNSSEHHFMVGLPVSYYVFTDMPEKVLHIHLGPQRTLKMIKVQRHSRWQDISMMRMKAISDVIESDIRHHSTHVFCFDVDQVFTGRFGSEALGDSVALLHAYYYHLPKIFYTYDRNPKSKAYMENGDFYYHAAVFGGSWKSVKSLAEGCYQNIMEDKQNNVEALWHDESHLNKYLWLHKPSRVLSPEYCWDTHIGYRSDIQVTRLLWAPKQYDKLRTP
- the LOC113022338 gene encoding alpha-1,3-galactosyltransferase 2-like isoform X1, with protein sequence MRCFQKIKCTLKCLLWVPAALCALYFTRPSMHILIGFIPMEKCSLENGKLSTLDNSVDVSLDFWSRTDVQTCTTWKAPILWEGMFDPKVYDQNHKKEGSSVALTVFAVGRYLDEYLETFLNSSEHHFMVGLPVSYYVFTDMPEKVLHIHLGPQRTLKMIKVQRHSRWQDISMMRMKAISDVIESDIRHHSTHVFCFDVDQVFTGRFGSEALGDSVALLHAYYYHLPKIFYTYDRNPKSKAYMENGDFYYHAAVFGGSWKSVKSLAEGCYQNIMEDKQNNVEALWHDESHLNKYLWLHKPSRVLSPEYCWDTHIGYRSDIQVTRLLWAPKQYDKLRTP
- the LOC113022338 gene encoding alpha-1,3-galactosyltransferase 2-like isoform X3 — its product is MEKCSLENGKLSTLDNSVDVSLDFWSRTDVQTCTTWKAPILWEGMFDPKVYDQNHKKEGSSVALTVFAVGRYLDEYLETFLNSSEHHFMVGLPVSYYVFTDMPEKVLHIHLGPQRTLKMIKVQRHSRWQDISMMRMKAISDVIESDIRHHSTHVFCFDVDQVFTGRFGSEALGDSVALLHAYYYHLPKIFYTYDRNPKSKAYMENGDFYYHAAVFGGSWKSVKSLAEGCYQNIMEDKQNNVEALWHDESHLNKYLWLHKPSRVLSPEYCWDTHIGYRSDIQVTRLLWAPKQYDKLRTP